AGCGCCTCGCACGGCACATCGGGATTGATGAGCCTTCGTTGGCCCGCGCCGAGGCGCGGCTCGCGCGCGTCGCTGACGTCGAGGACCGCATCGCGGCGTGGACGGCGAGCAAGACGCGAGAGCAGGTCACTGAGGTCCTTCAGGCCGATGGGATTGAGGCGGTTCCGGTGCAGGACTTCGTCGACGTGGGGGTGGACCCGCAGCTCGTGGCGCGGGACCATTTCGAGAAGCTCGACCATGCGTGTTTCGGCGAGTCCCCATACGAGCGCAATGGGTTCCGGTTGAGTGATGCGCCAAGTGCGTATGGACGCCCGTCGCCGCTTCTGGGCGAGCACACGTATGAGGTTCTGCGGGAGATGCTCGGACTCTCCGAGGCGGAGATCTCGCGCCGCAGAGAATCCGGCGGAGTGGAGTGACGCGGATCGGGTGGTAGGGTCGGCGGGATGCCGATTGATCTCGAAGCTCTGTTCCGGCCGAGGGTGGCCGTTCTCACTACCGAATGTCAACGCGGCGTGATTGGCCCGAATGGGCCGTTGCCGGCGTTGGTCGAAGAGGTGCGAGCGAGTGGAATCGTGCCCAACGGGGCCCGGGTTCTCGCCGCGGCGCGCGCCGCGGGCGCTCCGGTCCTACACGGGACCGTGCACCGCCGCGAGGACGGCGGCGGGGTCATGATGAACTGCCGGTTGTTCACCGTCACGGCGAAGTCCGGTGCGCCGCCGCTTCTCGCGGGTAGCGAGCAGGCAAAGGTCATCGAGGAGTTCGGACCGGTGGAATCCGACTACGAGGTGCCGCGGTATCACGGCGTATCCCTCTTCCACGACACCGAGATGGACTCGATTCTCAGGAGTCTCGGCGTCACGACCGTCGTGCTTCTCGGTGTCAGTCTGAACATCGCGATCCTCGGGACGACCATCGAGGCGGTGAACCGTGGCTATCAGGTGGTGATTCCGCACGACGGCGTCATCGGAACGCCGGCGGAGTACGGCGAGGAGGTTTTGAAGAACAGCATGAGAATGCTCGCGACGGTCACGGATTGCGATGCGGTCGTGAAGGCGTTGGGCGCGGTGGCTTGTTGAGTCTGCGGGCGATCGTAGCGTTTGCGCTTCTCGGCGTGATGGGTTTCTGCGTTCCGGTCGCCGCCGCCGGTCATGCGGCGCTCCCGGCGCCCAATTCCTTTGCCGCGGATGGTCCGTACCCCATGTCGCACCACAACCCCGCCCAGACCGACGTAACGATCGTCGACGGGCCGACGAGGGGAAAGAATCTCGACCGGGCCGATGCGCAGTTCGTCCCCGTCGTCTGGTGCTCGGCGCCGATCGTAAAGAAGGTCGGCGAGCACACGACGGTGATCGCGGGCACGCCGCACGGCGCGGCGAAGATCAACGCGACCGGCGAGTCGCTCGAACTCGTCTCGTTCATGCCGTATCCGGGTCTCGAGACCGAGCACACCGACGTCACGAGTGAGGATCTGTCGTGGTTCGTCGACAAGATCGACGAGAAGCGTCGGAACAAGCAGGACCTGCGGCTGCTCCTGTACTCGGCCTACATGATGTTCGACCTCGAGATGAATTGGAGCAACGGCGGATCGGGCGCGTACGGCGTGATCGATCGAGACGGCTACTACTACACGTTTTTCGATCGGACCCGACTCCTGAAGGCCTTCGATGGCAACGACATCGGCGCACCGCTCGAGCCGGTGCGCGACGTGAAGATCACCGACGGCCTCCCCGAAGATGTGGCGGAGGGAATCACGAGGATCCTCGGGATCTCCATGACTTACGATGGTCACATCGTCGTCGCGGCGACCGGCGCACTCTTCGTCCTTGATCGCGACCTGAACCGGAAGGACTACCTGCTCTTCCCGGGCGAGCACGTCGAGAACTCCGTCGCCGTGGACGAGAAGAGCATCTATGTCGTCACGTCGAAGAACATGCGGCGCGTCGTCTGGACCGGGGAGAAGCTCTCCATGGACGACGAGGAGGGCGCCTGGGTCA
This DNA window, taken from Candidatus Binatia bacterium, encodes the following:
- a CDS encoding isochorismatase family protein, with amino-acid sequence MPIDLEALFRPRVAVLTTECQRGVIGPNGPLPALVEEVRASGIVPNGARVLAAARAAGAPVLHGTVHRREDGGGVMMNCRLFTVTAKSGAPPLLAGSEQAKVIEEFGPVESDYEVPRYHGVSLFHDTEMDSILRSLGVTTVVLLGVSLNIAILGTTIEAVNRGYQVVIPHDGVIGTPAEYGEEVLKNSMRMLATVTDCDAVVKALGAVAC